The Terriglobales bacterium genome contains a region encoding:
- a CDS encoding TonB-dependent receptor, whose protein sequence is MLRSFTLTLLFVTALGCMLRAQSTNASLSGHITDPTKALIAGARITAVSAGTNSHYETTSNKSGAYYLTNLPPAGYRLEVEKAGFRKLIKPDVTLHVQDTLEIDFEMPVGVASDSVTVEGGAPLVNTESAAVSTLIDRRLVENLPLNGRSFSSLLDLTPGVVLTPSNFQEQGQFSVNGQRPDANYFMVDGVAANLGTSGSNLGQGGAGQLPATSAFGGMSNLVSLDALQEFRIQTSTFAPEFGRAPGAQVSVVTRSGTNGYHGTAFEYFRNDVLDANDWFANNKGLKKAALRQNDFGGVFGGPIIKDKLFFFGSYEGLRMRQPKVANTYVPTLATIQSAPAAVQPLMNGFPKPNGPDLGNGTAAFVATYSDPSTLDSYSGRIDYLLSSKVTVFGRYSDAPSNSDQRSSTPSQQLAYNTVLHTDYHTQTATFGSNQVFTPRLTNEVRFNYSRSRAQSSYSLDNFGGGVPLSPSVLFPLGNSLQNALFLFLGDTNPFGLRFEDGELGTNLIQQINVADSVTHTIAAHELKFGVDYRRLRPEENTAPYQLQYLYRSLANVLANKAPQAFIAARTPSTLVFPNWSLYAQDTWKVTPKLTVTYGVRWEYNDAPSSPNGTLPFTVNQVNNFSTMALAPPGTPLWSAQKDDFAPRLGIAWQALPNLVVRAGGGIFYDLGYSQVANGSSAFPYALSKTIANVSFPISAASAAPPPFTTSPPAGFLEVVDPNHELPRTYEWNAAVEENFGGSNVLSLTYVGAGGRKLMRHDIYFAPNPNVATGEFDVLSNAGTSSYNALQEQFRHRLSHGLQTLVSYTWSHSIDDVSADGNFQNIPLSKTTPASERASSDYDIRHTFSAAVSYDIPGPESGILKQIFGSWSTDSIIYARSAPPVNVVTGINPFGALESALSGINSVQRPDVVPGVPFYLNSPNAPGGKVINKAVFATPATAQGNLGRNALRGFGATQWDLTLRRQFRFTERLSLQARSDFFNIFNHPNFGSPISFMTSPQFGQSTQMLNSFLGSGGQSGGLNPLYQIGGPRSIQLALKLQF, encoded by the coding sequence ATGCTCCGAAGTTTCACCCTAACGCTCTTATTCGTTACCGCGCTGGGGTGCATGCTTCGCGCGCAATCTACGAATGCCTCGCTCTCGGGCCACATAACCGATCCCACGAAGGCGCTGATCGCCGGGGCGAGAATCACTGCGGTGAGCGCCGGCACCAATTCCCATTACGAAACGACGAGCAATAAATCGGGCGCATACTACTTAACGAACCTTCCCCCCGCCGGCTATCGCCTCGAGGTGGAAAAGGCGGGCTTCAGGAAGTTAATCAAGCCCGATGTAACTCTTCATGTGCAGGACACTCTCGAAATCGACTTCGAGATGCCGGTAGGCGTCGCCTCCGATAGCGTTACCGTGGAAGGTGGCGCGCCTCTGGTGAACACGGAGTCGGCGGCGGTGAGTACTCTGATCGACCGCCGTTTGGTGGAGAACCTGCCGCTGAACGGTCGCAGCTTCAGCTCGCTGCTTGATCTGACACCCGGTGTCGTGCTGACTCCCTCAAATTTCCAGGAGCAGGGGCAATTCAGCGTGAACGGGCAGCGGCCCGATGCCAATTACTTCATGGTGGATGGAGTGGCTGCGAATCTGGGAACCAGCGGTTCCAATCTGGGCCAGGGGGGTGCAGGACAGCTTCCGGCGACGAGCGCCTTTGGGGGCATGAGCAACCTGGTATCGCTCGATGCTCTGCAGGAATTCCGAATTCAGACATCGACGTTTGCTCCTGAATTCGGGCGAGCTCCCGGCGCCCAGGTTTCCGTAGTTACCAGGTCCGGCACCAATGGCTACCATGGCACCGCTTTCGAATACTTCCGCAACGACGTGCTCGACGCCAACGACTGGTTCGCCAACAACAAAGGCCTGAAGAAAGCGGCATTGCGGCAGAACGACTTCGGCGGCGTGTTTGGCGGCCCCATCATCAAAGACAAGCTTTTCTTTTTCGGCTCTTATGAAGGCCTGAGAATGCGCCAGCCCAAGGTAGCGAACACCTATGTTCCCACGCTGGCAACCATCCAGAGCGCGCCGGCAGCGGTGCAGCCGCTCATGAATGGATTCCCAAAACCGAACGGCCCAGACCTTGGCAATGGCACAGCCGCATTTGTTGCGACCTATTCCGATCCGTCCACTCTCGATTCTTATAGTGGCCGCATCGACTACTTGCTATCAAGCAAAGTGACGGTGTTTGGAAGGTACAGCGACGCACCCTCGAACTCAGACCAGCGATCGTCCACTCCATCGCAACAGTTGGCTTACAACACCGTCTTGCATACCGACTACCACACGCAAACCGCTACATTCGGCAGCAACCAGGTGTTCACCCCGCGGCTCACAAACGAGGTCCGCTTCAACTACAGCCGAAGCAGAGCTCAGAGCTCTTACTCCCTTGATAATTTTGGCGGGGGAGTCCCTCTATCCCCTTCAGTGCTGTTTCCTTTAGGGAATTCTCTACAGAACGCACTGTTTTTATTTCTCGGCGATACGAATCCCTTCGGTCTCAGATTCGAAGACGGCGAGCTCGGAACGAACTTGATACAGCAGATCAACGTAGCCGACTCCGTTACTCACACTATTGCTGCGCACGAGCTGAAGTTTGGAGTGGATTATCGTCGTTTGCGCCCGGAAGAAAACACGGCTCCGTATCAGCTCCAGTATCTCTATCGGTCTCTTGCGAACGTTCTCGCCAACAAGGCACCTCAAGCATTCATAGCCGCCCGGACGCCTTCTACACTGGTGTTCCCGAATTGGAGCCTCTATGCGCAAGACACGTGGAAGGTAACTCCGAAGCTAACTGTCACATACGGCGTGCGCTGGGAGTACAACGATGCACCATCCTCTCCCAATGGAACCCTTCCTTTCACGGTGAATCAGGTAAACAATTTTTCCACCATGGCGCTCGCGCCGCCGGGCACGCCATTGTGGAGTGCGCAGAAAGACGACTTCGCGCCCCGGCTCGGGATTGCGTGGCAAGCTCTTCCAAACCTTGTGGTCAGGGCCGGCGGTGGGATTTTTTACGATCTCGGATATTCCCAGGTGGCAAATGGATCCAGTGCGTTTCCGTACGCTCTGTCGAAGACGATTGCCAACGTTTCATTCCCGATAAGCGCCGCCAGCGCGGCTCCACCGCCGTTCACTACCTCGCCGCCAGCGGGATTCCTCGAGGTGGTAGATCCGAATCATGAGTTGCCAAGGACGTACGAATGGAACGCGGCAGTCGAAGAGAATTTCGGGGGATCCAATGTTCTAAGTCTCACGTACGTGGGCGCCGGCGGCCGCAAACTGATGCGACATGACATCTACTTTGCCCCGAATCCGAACGTCGCTACCGGTGAGTTTGATGTGCTCAGCAATGCCGGAACCTCCAGTTACAACGCGCTTCAAGAGCAATTTCGTCACCGGTTATCGCACGGCCTGCAGACGCTCGTTTCCTATACCTGGTCACACTCCATCGACGACGTCTCCGCGGATGGCAATTTCCAGAACATACCGCTGAGCAAAACAACACCGGCATCGGAACGCGCCTCGTCTGACTACGACATACGCCACACTTTCTCGGCCGCTGTTTCCTACGACATTCCGGGACCAGAGAGTGGGATCCTAAAACAAATCTTTGGAAGCTGGTCTACGGATTCGATCATCTACGCGCGAAGTGCTCCTCCGGTGAATGTCGTAACGGGAATCAATCCTTTCGGAGCTCTGGAAAGTGCTCTATCCGGAATCAACAGCGTGCAGCGTCCGGATGTGGTTCCGGGTGTGCCCTTCTATCTCAATAGTCCCAACGCGCCGGGAGGCAAGGTTATCAATAAGGCGGTGTTCGCTACTCCGGCTACGGCGCAAGGAAATCTGGGACGTAACGCGCTTCGCGGCTTCGGCGCGACACAGTGGGACTTGACGCTGCGCCGGCAGTTCCGGTTTACCGAGCGGCTATCTCTTCAGGCGCGATCGGATTTCTTCAACATCTTCAACCACCCAAATTTTGGAAGTCCCATCAGCTTTATGACCTCTCCTCAATTTGGACAATCAACCCAGATGCTGAACAGCTTCCTCGGAAGCGGCGGCCAGAGCGGAGGCCTCAACCCTCTCTACCAGATCGGCGGCCCACGCTCGATCCAGTTGGCGCTTAAGCTGCAGTTCTGA
- a CDS encoding two-component regulator propeller domain-containing protein, which translates to MAIAHRRVREVVALGIVLAGVLRAFALDPSLDVSQYAHTAWKVRDGFTKGQITSLAQTSDGYLWLGTEFGLMRFDGARAVLWQPPAGQLPGNYIGALLVSRDDTLWIGTLKGLASWKNGKLTTYPELSEENVGALLEDREGTVWVGTISTLGAGGRLCAIRNGSLQCHGEDGSLGPGVMDLFEDSKGNLWVGAQNGFWRWKPGTSEFFSVPGELDGVRFGGDDDGALIIGGLTGLKRFKGGHIEPFTVSGLVQPFSVRRMLRDRDGALWIGTAESGIVHVHQGKEDVFSQADTLTGNNPGHLIEDREGNVWVSTLDGLDRFRPYSIPTISVKQGLSNSAAWTVLAAKDSSVWIGTYNALNRWERGQITVFGRHIGSQNSDGKPIGLMPTSLFQDSEGRVWVATTHEFGYLENDRFVPVTALPGGYVNSIAEVPAGHLWVAYQDAGLFHLFQGRVVQRIPWAGFGHKDPVKVLVADPSQNGLWLGFYQGGVAYFADGRIREYYSSGNGLGEGIVNDLRFGPRGALWVATESGLSRIKDGKVATLTSKNGLPCDSVLWMMEDDDHAFWLLMPCGLVRLTKSELDAWVGDPNKILSTTVFDNSDGVRTRARAGGFTPHVAKSQDGKIRFAAWDGVSVIDPHHLSFNKLPPPVHVEEIIADGKTYDATDGLRLPPLVRDLEIHYTALSLVAPDKIRFRFKLEGQDKDWREVVNRRRVEYSNLPPRNYRFRVSASNNSGVWNEAGTFLDFSVAPAYYQTIWFRSVCVIAFLGLLAALYELRLRQVARQFNMRLEERVNERIRIARDLHDTLLQSFQGVLLKFHAVTYLLPDRAAEAQKNLEAVIEQARAAITEGRDAVQGLRSSALVTNDLAGAITALGEELAACQTDQNSPDCRVHVEGAARNLAPILCDEVYRIAGEALRNAFRHAHATRIEVEIRYDRRQFRVRVRDNGKGIDSKILGGDGRAGHYGLPGMHERAKLVGGRLAVWSEVDSGTELELTIPASVAYAKSAAGSPSVPVGKGA; encoded by the coding sequence GTGGCAATCGCGCACCGACGAGTACGAGAAGTTGTCGCACTAGGCATTGTGCTGGCCGGAGTGCTGCGCGCCTTCGCATTAGATCCATCGCTCGACGTCAGCCAATACGCGCACACTGCCTGGAAGGTGCGAGACGGCTTCACCAAAGGCCAGATCACTTCGCTTGCGCAAACTTCTGATGGCTATCTGTGGTTGGGCACGGAATTCGGCCTCATGCGCTTTGACGGCGCGCGTGCCGTCCTGTGGCAGCCGCCAGCAGGTCAACTGCCAGGCAATTACATCGGAGCGCTGCTGGTTTCCCGCGACGACACCCTTTGGATTGGCACATTGAAGGGGCTCGCGAGCTGGAAAAACGGCAAGCTGACCACCTATCCCGAGCTGTCTGAGGAGAATGTAGGCGCATTGCTCGAAGACCGCGAGGGCACAGTTTGGGTCGGCACTATCTCGACTCTGGGGGCTGGTGGCAGGCTCTGCGCCATCCGGAACGGGAGCTTGCAGTGCCACGGCGAAGACGGCAGCTTGGGACCTGGAGTTATGGACTTGTTTGAGGACTCCAAGGGAAACCTCTGGGTGGGAGCGCAGAACGGGTTCTGGCGGTGGAAGCCTGGCACGTCGGAATTCTTCTCGGTGCCCGGAGAGCTGGATGGTGTCCGGTTTGGAGGAGATGACGATGGCGCACTGATCATTGGCGGTTTGACTGGACTAAAGCGCTTCAAGGGTGGCCACATTGAGCCATTTACTGTCTCTGGTCTTGTCCAGCCGTTCTCTGTCAGGCGAATGCTGCGCGACCGCGACGGAGCTTTGTGGATCGGCACCGCTGAAAGTGGAATTGTTCACGTGCATCAGGGAAAGGAAGATGTCTTTTCCCAAGCCGATACGCTTACCGGTAACAACCCGGGACACCTTATAGAGGATCGAGAAGGGAATGTTTGGGTCTCCACTCTCGACGGTCTCGACCGGTTTCGGCCTTACAGTATTCCCACCATTTCTGTGAAACAGGGGCTCTCGAATTCCGCGGCATGGACCGTTCTCGCGGCGAAAGACAGCAGCGTTTGGATCGGGACTTACAATGCACTGAACAGGTGGGAGCGCGGACAAATCACTGTGTTCGGCCGCCACATCGGCTCTCAGAATTCTGACGGGAAACCCATTGGACTCATGCCCACCTCTCTGTTTCAAGACAGCGAGGGGCGGGTATGGGTCGCAACCACTCACGAATTCGGATACCTGGAGAATGACCGGTTTGTCCCGGTGACTGCACTTCCGGGCGGATACGTGAATTCTATAGCGGAAGTTCCGGCGGGACACCTGTGGGTTGCGTACCAGGACGCAGGTCTCTTTCATCTATTCCAGGGAAGAGTAGTCCAACGGATTCCCTGGGCTGGCTTTGGACACAAAGACCCCGTCAAGGTCTTGGTCGCTGATCCTTCGCAAAATGGCCTGTGGCTCGGCTTTTATCAAGGCGGAGTGGCCTACTTCGCAGACGGACGTATTCGTGAGTACTACTCCAGCGGCAACGGCCTTGGAGAAGGAATCGTCAACGACCTTCGCTTTGGGCCACGCGGCGCGCTTTGGGTCGCGACCGAAAGCGGGCTTAGCCGGATTAAGGATGGCAAAGTCGCAACCCTTACGAGCAAGAATGGGCTGCCCTGCGATTCGGTCCTCTGGATGATGGAGGATGACGACCATGCCTTTTGGCTCTTGATGCCGTGCGGCCTCGTGCGCCTTACCAAATCGGAACTGGACGCATGGGTTGGCGATCCCAACAAAATCCTGAGTACTACGGTGTTCGATAATTCTGACGGGGTCCGGACTCGTGCCCGCGCTGGAGGATTTACGCCGCATGTGGCTAAGTCTCAGGATGGGAAAATACGGTTCGCCGCCTGGGACGGTGTCAGCGTCATTGATCCGCACCACCTCTCTTTCAACAAACTTCCGCCGCCAGTGCACGTCGAGGAAATCATCGCCGATGGCAAGACCTACGACGCCACAGACGGTTTGCGTCTGCCTCCCCTCGTACGCGATCTGGAGATTCATTACACCGCGCTCAGCCTCGTTGCGCCCGATAAGATCCGTTTCCGATTCAAGCTCGAAGGACAGGATAAGGACTGGAGAGAGGTGGTCAACCGACGTCGCGTGGAATACTCGAATCTTCCTCCTCGCAACTACCGCTTCCGCGTGAGCGCGAGCAATAACAGCGGCGTGTGGAACGAGGCCGGCACGTTCCTGGATTTCTCTGTCGCCCCCGCTTACTACCAGACCATCTGGTTCCGTTCAGTGTGCGTGATCGCCTTCCTCGGTTTGCTCGCCGCGCTCTATGAACTGCGGCTAAGGCAAGTGGCGCGGCAGTTCAATATGCGTCTGGAAGAGCGCGTGAACGAGCGCATACGCATTGCGCGCGATCTGCACGATACCCTGCTGCAAAGTTTTCAAGGCGTGCTGCTGAAGTTTCACGCCGTAACGTACCTGCTGCCGGATCGCGCTGCCGAGGCCCAGAAGAATCTTGAGGCCGTGATCGAGCAGGCCAGGGCAGCGATCACCGAGGGGCGGGATGCGGTGCAGGGGTTGCGCTCGTCCGCGCTTGTCACTAACGACCTTGCGGGTGCGATCACCGCGCTCGGAGAAGAACTCGCTGCCTGTCAAACCGATCAGAATTCTCCCGACTGTCGCGTGCATGTGGAGGGCGCAGCCCGGAATCTTGCTCCGATCCTCTGCGACGAGGTCTACCGTATTGCGGGCGAGGCATTGCGCAATGCATTTCGACATGCACACGCGACGCGGATCGAAGTGGAAATCCGGTATGACCGGCGGCAGTTTCGCGTGCGGGTTCGAGACAACGGCAAGGGCATTGACTCGAAGATTCTTGGTGGAGACGGGCGCGCCGGACACTACGGCCTGCCCGGCATGCACGAGCGCGCCAAGCTCGTAGGAGGCAGGCTGGCGGTCTGGAGCGAAGTCGATTCCGGTACCGAGCTCGAGCTGACGATTCCCGCCTCCGTTGCCTACGCCAAGTCAGCCGCTGGCAGCCCGTCGGTCCCCGTGGGAAAAGGCGCTTGA
- a CDS encoding response regulator transcription factor codes for MSHERGPNPIRILAVDDHPLFRNGIAALLASQPDMNLVGEASNGREAIQQFRAQHPDITLMDLQMPEMNGLDAIIAIRREFPEARIIVLTTYKGDVQVLRAMKLGARAYLLKSLLDKELLNTIRAVHAGKTTLSAEASDELAEHAGDEALTPAEVDVLKLIAAGNANKQIAAQLSVTEETVKGRVKNILSKLGANDRTHAAMIGLKRGIIEF; via the coding sequence ATGAGCCATGAGCGCGGCCCCAATCCAATTCGGATTCTTGCGGTTGACGATCACCCTCTGTTCCGAAATGGGATCGCCGCCCTTCTCGCCAGCCAGCCGGACATGAATCTGGTTGGCGAAGCTTCCAACGGACGAGAAGCGATTCAGCAGTTCCGCGCGCAACACCCCGACATCACTCTCATGGACTTGCAGATGCCTGAGATGAATGGCCTTGATGCAATCATCGCCATTCGCCGAGAATTTCCCGAAGCGCGGATCATCGTATTGACCACTTACAAAGGGGATGTTCAGGTGCTGCGAGCCATGAAGCTCGGCGCTCGGGCTTACCTGCTGAAGAGTCTGCTGGATAAGGAACTCCTGAACACCATCCGCGCCGTTCATGCCGGAAAAACGACGCTTTCCGCCGAGGCCTCTGATGAGCTTGCCGAGCATGCCGGCGATGAGGCGCTGACGCCGGCGGAGGTCGACGTACTCAAGCTGATTGCCGCCGGGAATGCCAATAAGCAGATTGCCGCGCAGCTCTCGGTCACGGAAGAAACCGTTAAGGGACGAGTCAAGAACATCCTCTCCAAATTGGGCGCAAACGATCGAACTCACGCCGCGATGATTGGACTGAAGCGCGGAATTATCGAATTCTAG